A genomic stretch from Octopus sinensis linkage group LG14, ASM634580v1, whole genome shotgun sequence includes:
- the LOC115219264 gene encoding uncharacterized protein LOC115219264, which translates to MAACVSGAVASSLSYEQIISGDQFGFLIGKIIVNVKDTVSDSQINATKVETYVHISSHLPCSHTNRFYDRRGKIIPESLKAILKDKQKEIVGWYRFRRNSTLQVSLLENAVHKNLVQFLDITQPENFVFLLTTASTSYNMATHSYDHVLYKFSHSSNEFLPISLSVINLGDTTHSQYKPYGTANNLQTGIYQTVVQKFENRFHDERGDIREVGLVKELSANLLTQLEKISSLVSDEEKQLERLEAEVEVYERKVNKLNKTSQSNSSFAPMNVHRLDAFIEGVDNDKKDCQRLTTNNHLITDFLKNDDSKRKLQMEVILKNFDAKDWLCKQANEDFNLSSHSANPIRADTQNTDTILNKLSAPVQASIQNFPHYNTISGPSNKISMRSMTNSYNNTSTMLRNTTEHTSLKSHSLKHSLNGDELNQEPNYVILPVGASLKSTQNYPKMNKPDDNSSSVMCNYSKATRCSLPKCKPHNCREEHEIGSSNQHINDIQSFHKQTQPSDAATTEQDEIGPYLKLAVNNNTVSAPNIPTTKYSARSIQNQQTLATNFPQCPLPTDIPLTPTSNHQTSSLSLHSLPNNPKSKMMYVDMQNSAIHSNDSSNISRGQEESAGCGEN; encoded by the exons ATGGCTGCCTGTGTAAGTGGCGCAGTGGCTTCTTCCCTGTCTTATGAGCAAATAATTTCTGGTGACCAG tttggTTTTTTGATTGGAAAAATCATTGTTAATGTTAAAGACACAGTCAGCGATTCCCAAATTAATGCTACTAAAGTGGAGACTTATGTCC ATATCTCCTCTCACCTCCCATGTTCACATACAAATCGCTTCTACGACCGAAGAGGAAAGATTATTCCTGAGAGCCTAAAAGCAATATTAAAAGACAAACAGAAG GAAATAGTTGGTTGGTATCGTTTCCGACGGAACTCAACTTTACAAGTCTCTCTCTTAGAAAATGCTGTTCACAAGAACCTGGTACAGTTTCTGGACATTACCCAACCGGagaattttgttttccttttaaccACAGCTTCCACTTCTTACAACATGGCAACGCATTCATATGATCATGTACTGTACAAGTTTTCACACAG ttCTAATGAGTTTTTACCAATTTCACTGTCTGTGATAAACCTTGGTGACACCACACATTCCCAATACAAACCATATGGTACAGCCAATAACCTGCAAACTGGTATTTACCAAACTGTTGTGCAAAAGTTTGA AAATCGGTTCCATGATGAAAGAGGAGATATTCGGGAAGTTGGCTTGGTTAAAGAGCTTTCAGCTAACTTGTTAACACAGCTTGAA AAAATAAGCTCACTGGTATCTGATGAAGAAAAACAGTTGGAACGCTTGGAAGCTGAAGTCGAGGTGTATGAAAGAAAGGTCAACAAACTGAACAAGACATCACAGTCAAACAGTTCATTTGCACCTATGAATGTCCACAGGTTAGATGCATTTATTGAGGGCGTTGATAACGACAAGAAAGACTGTCAAAGGCTTACAACCAATAATCATTTAATTACAG atttcttgAAAAACGATGACAGTAAGAGAAAGCTACAAATGGAAGTCATCTTGAAGAACTTTGATGCTAAAGATTGGCTTTGTAAGCAGGCTAACGAAGATTTCAATCTTTCTTCACACTCTGCCAACCCGATCAGAGCTGACACCCAAAATACCGACACCATCCTCAACAAACTATCAGCTCCAGTACAAGCGAGTATTCAGAATTTCCCCCATTACAACACTATTTCCGGTCCAAGCAACAAAATCTCCATGAGGTCGATGaccaacagctacaacaacactTCCACCATGCTAAGGAACACAACGGAACATACTTCTTTGAAATCGCATTCTTTAAAACACTCTCTGAATGGCGACGAACTGAATCAAGAGCCCAATTACGTAATACTTCCAGTCGGTGCGAGTTTGAAATCAACACAGAACTATCCTAAAATGAATAAACCTGATGATAATTCATCATCTGTTATGTGTAATTACTCAAAAGCAACTCGTTGCTCGTTACCAAAGTGTAAACCACACAACTGTCGGGAGGAACACGAAATTGGCTCTTCGAACCAACATATTAATGACATTCAAAGTTTCCATAAACAAACTCAACCTTCTGATGCAGCTACTACAGAACAGGATGAAATCGGTCCCTACTTAAAATTAGCAGTAAATAACAATACCGTGTCAGCTCCTAATATTCCTACGACAAAGTATTCAGCTCGAAGTATTCAGAACCAACAGACTTTAGCAACTAATTTTCCTCAATGTCCTCTCCCAACAGACATACCTTTAACTCCTACCTCTAATCATCAAACCTCTTCTCTTTCCCTACACTCTCTCCCCAATAATCCCAAATCAAAGATGATGTACGTAGATATGCAGAACTCTGCTATACACTCAAACGACAGCAGTAATATTTCTCGAGGTCAAGAAGAGTCGGCCGGTTGTGGAGAAAATTGA